The nucleotide window CAGTGTTTCTCTTGAACCTAAAAATATCatcttttttagttttatttagaTATTACCTTCTTTCGTCCGCACAGTCAGGGAAGTTGGGCTATGATTACATTTTATTGTGGTTATGATGTGAGAATGGTTTTTCTCCACCACGCGCCGTTTTTCCGTGTCGAATTTTCCGGATGCTCCATTTTAGAGCAGAGGGGCGTGGTTTAGTCCGCCGGATGAGATCCATCTATGGGAGTGACCTGACCGGAATTCCTGATTTCGATTAGGAAAATTGACTGCGCGTTTCTCCCCAATTTACAAAGAAACTGCATAAACCAACAGCAAAGTAAAACAGTCTGACAGACAGATTAACAGACCTGACCTGACAGCTAGAAAAGTATAAACCCAGCGCTTGAGAAATGATCTCGGCACTGACAGGCACTGATTCCCGGTCTGTGTCACAATGCGCGCCTCCTGTTAGCTGCCCAACCTTCTTTTATCTCCGGTCCTTTTATGGTCAATGACGTAACACATATTCAAAGCCTCCTTTAAATGCTTACTAACGCACGAGCCTCGGTTATCTCCGGTCGGGCAACTGAAGCGTGCGAATTAACAACAGAGCAGCGAGCAGTTTATCATATTCAGGATATCCAGTGAATAAAGATATCCGTTGTAATCTTTTTTACAGTATGTCCTAAATGAGGCTGTAATGCCTGGTTGAactgaacttaaaaaaaaaaaaaaaacctcagtgcTTTTGGGCAACTTTGCAGTGGTTTAAAATGACGGCTAACAGTGTGGATAAAGTTGCAGAGTCGCTGACAGATTTCATTCACTCCATTGCAACTGATGCTTGTCCTATGGATGAAATCCGTTCAGAAATACCGAGCGCTTTTCCTCATGTAGACCTGGGAAGCGAGGCATCAGGAGGTAAGCGCACAAATATAGACCGTGCAAGCGCTCTGCTTCTCTGTCTATAGCATGTCATATACATCGACTAGTTAGTTCACCTGTGCAAAAGTTAGTGTGTGTGAAGTTTTTATGGTGAGAAGATGCGTCTTACTTCTGACGGAATAAAAACATGGGTCATCAAACGAATCAAGTCCAGAAAACATGCACaccaactttattattattattatggaatgTATTatggggcggcaaggtggtgtagtggttagcattgtcgcctcacagtaagaaggtcctgggttcgagcctttctgtgtggagtttgcatgttctccctgtgtctgcatgggtttcctctgggtgctcagtccaaagacatgcaggttaggctaattgatggctctaaattgaccgtgagtgtgaatggttgtttgtcagccctgtgatgacctggtgacttgtccagggtgtacccagcctctcacccatagtcagctgggataggctccggcttgcctgcgaccctgtaggacattataagcggctagagatgatggatggaatgTATTATTTTATGAGTGAATTCCATTGATACAGATGTGTGTGCGCCCAAATTGTACAGGAAAGTATAATGTtagaatttatatttatatttatttcttgCGATCTGACAGGTGGGCTGGGTGCAGACAGTTGCTCTAAGGAAAAGCGCATTGCTGACTTTACAGATCCGAACAGCACACAGAGTTCTCCTCTCGCCTACACGGGTAAGATTTCCATTGGCGCTCAGTGCGCAGTCGGCAGCTGGAACACAGACAGCTTGATCAACTTTGTCTGCACAGAAGTACAAAGCGCGACACCTTCCCTCACCTCTTTCCCGACCTCCTCTCCAGGATCCACAGACCTCTCAGGGGCTCCAGTTTGCGCCAAAGTACACGAGAAGGATATGGAGCACATGTACACATCACCTACTCCTTACACCTGTAGTGCGGATGGCTACCAGGACCCCTCGACCTACCTGTCAACCAGTACATGCCCGATAACGTACCCACCCGCTTCTTACACGTCCCCGAAGTCCACCATAGACGGTGCGCTTTTCTCCATCATACCAGATTATGGAGGTTTTTACCAGAGCAGCAGCCAAAGGGATGTGCCAGTCTTCCAAGACCGGAAACCGTTCTCCTGCTCTCTGGACTCCGTTCGAGTTCCTCCGCCCCTCACTCCACTGAACATGATCAGAAATTTTACTCTTTCGTGTCCCGTGGACGGATTGAGGCCACCCACGGACTCCAACCCTCAGAGTGTCCAGTTACGACCAATACTGCGACCAAGGAAGTACCCGACCCGGCCGTGCAAGACCCCGGTTCATGAGCGTCCGTACCCGTGTCCAGCGGAGGGATGCGACCGCAGGTTCTCGCGCTCCGACGAGCTCACGCGCCATGTGCGCATCCACACCGGCCACAAGCCGTTCCAATGCCGCATCTGCATGCGCAGCTTCAGCCGCAGTGACCACCTCACCACGCACATCCGCACGCACACGGGAGAGAAGCCCTTCTCCTGCGACTTCTGCGGCCGGAAGTTCGCCAGGAGCGACGAGAGAAGGAGGCACGCAAAAATCCACcaaagacagaaagagaaaagGGCGAGCGCTCCTCCTGCCCACACATCAGGCGCTCAGGGAGCCATGTGAGAAATAAACAGCATCCTCCTGAACTCTGACCACATGACATGGAAAGGGCTCTGGACAGAGCCCGAGACGTCATATTGTTTAAATGGGTCTGTCTCAAACTTATACTGCATTGCTTAACCAGGACatgcagagttcttcaggggcatGATTTCAAAAAGTGGCATCTCCATAGCTCAAATTGTTGCTCTAGATCACACGTTCCCAAACCTGGTCTTGGAGTAAcccctgtcctgcacattttGATGTCTTTTCTGCTCTAACACATCTGACTCAACTAATACTGAATTGAAGTGGGTGTGATAGAGCAGGGAAAACACTAAAATCTTCAGGTCACGACAGTGGGTACTCCAGGACCTTGGCTGGGGACTCATATTAGGCCATATACCATGGGTTCCCACTGCAGAGTGCTTGCTGACCTAACTAATCAAGGTCCATGGAAACCTGGGCCTGAGTCTACTATTAACATTTTCAAGAGATGGAAAAGGTTGGCAGACTGCATATGCACAGGGCTGAGAAatatagaatataaacaaacacattcttaactggattttttttttttaacgttttaTTTTACTCCCTTTTGTAGGCCTAATAAATATGAAAGTATCTTTCCCTGCAGGCTCTGTTTCAGTCTTGCTTTCAGGAAGACAAGCCCATAGCTGCCTCCTTTCTCACTCACTATGGTATATAATGGAGTAAATTAGCTATTGAATTAAGTCCCTTTAACAGCAAGCAACAGCTTGCTTGCCAACTTAGTTGTTAAACCTCTATttggttcatttttttttcagcagaaattCTTTAAATCTTCAAGAAGCTGAGGTAAGAACCTGAACTAAAATACAGAGTAAAATAGTAATGTTTTATTAGCAGCTGGGAGCTAACTAATCAACAAACATTCGAGTTCCAAGATTAAACCTATATATGGTTGGAAACAATCACATACTTATTCAACTGATTTAGACATATTAGCacagttgtgatttttttttaacccatatGTACTTTACCTAACTATAAAATTTCTCTCAGATTTTTTTCAATTGTCTACTGCTTTTTTCTTTTGCCTATATGATTGTTGTAATTCATACTTTGCCTCAAATCAGATTTGTAATTTACACTGAAACAGGGCACTTTTGCCAAAAAGGGAGCTCTAAAAAGAGCATGCCAACCTCTGCATATGCCTGGTAATAAGTGTATGTAAAAACAGTATGATATAGTACGGTACTATGTGGTTTCTGACCTGGCCTGTGTGTACAAATCGAAGGCAACTTTATATGAGTCTTATGTATTACACTGTTTATGTATTTTAAAtgatcagggaaaaaaaaaacctccgctGTTACAAGTTTGCTATTTGAGCTCTGTATATTGTTTCTTTTAAGTCTAGGTCTACTGTTTCAAAGTTTGTAACTGATTATTCCTTTGTAAAATTCACCAATCACTGCATAGAATTAACTGCTGCTTTTCAAAACTGGTGAAGTAACGCTCACTTGACTATCTTACTGTGATTTTTGTGATGACTTTTTGTGAAACTGGGCCCTTGCCAAGAACTTAATTTGTTCCTAGTGGGCCCTCCTAACGTTTGTTCTGTACACAGAAGAAGTGTGTCCAAATCATGCTATGAAATGTGAATCTGTAAATAATTTAATTAACACAATGTAGATATGCTTTATATGTGGTGTTGTAAATGGGAAAGTTTTAAAGTGCCAGGCAGTAGTCATACCACTAGAGGCTACTCTTTAACATCTTTGGGGAAGAGTGAACCTAGGAGCCCATATACACCTGGACATCTCATAAGTCTTGTATGAAGGTTCATAAGACTTTAACCATGCGTGTTTACACTTGCAGACAAACGCATCTCTGGTCAGACTGAAATCTGCATTTATAAATTAATATGCAAACCAGCTCATTACATTCAAACACCAACTTGCATTGTTGTTCCTCACTTTTAGTTAGCTTTATTTGAAGGTTGCCACATCAGGATTTTTAATAACCTTGTAAATCTTACTAGGTTTGATGGCATCAACATTCACATTCAGGTGAAGTGCATCAGAGTCATTTATACATGCATAACGTGGCCACCATCAGTGGTTTAGATGACCAGATTAAAAGTGTTTAAAATGTACAGTACAGTATCTTTTACAACTTCATTTTTATATGCATAATCTGGATGTAATCCTGATACTTCACATGACAACAACTACATGGGAGAGAGAGATCTAGATTAAGCCAAACATAActttaaataaatcagaaatgtaTTGTTTGGAATTAGTCTAAATTATTAAGATTCCTCAACACAACACTAAACTGAATAATTTACAAAATATAAGCTTCAGTCATGCAATTAACTGtgcaagtgaaaaaaaaaaaaaactcatctcattaatTTATGTAAAGGACTCTTTAGCAGTGGTTCTTGAATGCCCCTTGCTTCAGAGTGTTAACATTTACCTTTAGGTCATGACCCAAaagctgaaagaaagaaaaaaaagaagaaagaaaatccACCAATGTACCTCTGTACGTACGCAAGGTCAATTTGACTATCGGCATTTCCTGTCATTGTTTACTATCAGTTTACAGACACAAACTAGTTGTAAGCAGTCCATTATACCTGCAGGTGGAAAACACCAGATGTCTTTCAAAATAAAAATGCATGGTCAAAAGCTGTGCAAAAACGTTTGACATTTTGACTGAGGACATGCCAAATGACCCACCTCATGTCCATATTTTGGGTGAGAACCACTGCTGTAAAGAGTCTCATTTGATTTGGGCACAAAGTCCAGAGTGAAACTGAAATGACAGCTGAACTGCAACTCTTAAGTTACATGCTAGATATAAAATTACTCATTTACTTCAGTAGTTTTGTTTCAATATAACATATACAGTGTGTATGACATACTGAAATGAAAGTTACCAAACAACAacaagaaaagcactcggagagcgcagacctccgccaagaatcctttaaaaaattccgggatccagacggtgatccggatcaccgccaaaacttaatggattgttacttatgcccagtcacacctctggaaaaaaaattcagagcaatccgttcataactttttccgtaatgttgctaacagacaaacaaacgaacactaccgaaaacataaccttggcggaggtaataataataatgataaagtcAGGGCCCAGTTAATCAAAACCAGACATGGGTGTGGAATGTTTAATTCATTACTGATTATATTTAAATGCCTgttccagcacacacacactccatgtaCTGTAGGCCTGCAAGAAACTGGCCTAGTTCTATGATTTGTTGAATATGTAAATATTGAAACAAGAAACTCGGAGCAAACAAGAGAGTTCTGCTTTGAAACTGTCAATCTTCATGCACATTAGCAATCAGGCAGGCCAGATCACAAGTGAAATAGTCAGACACAGCAACGAGGTCCATGAGAGGTCGAAACTTTGTTTGCGAAGTCAACAGTCCAGCTTACTGTCACAATACAGCGTGAAATTCAGGCTTTCAGAGAGAAACCTTTGGGCCGGGGTAAGGTTCAGCACCACACCAGAAATCACTCGGCTGAGGGATTTCCATGAGCCAGAACTCTGTCTGCTCCAGGCCCCCTGCCTTTTTATCTGCACCCTCGGGAACCTGCTGCAAAACTTTATAATAGTGGCAGTCCCTGCCGTCGTCTGGGTCGTAAGGCGGTGCTAAAATGTCAAGGAAGGCGGTGGGTCCGTCCACGGCCTCGATCTGATGCAGGTTGTCCCTGTGCGGGGATAAGACACACGGGGCGCTGTGCTCGGTGAACTCGCCTACAGAGCGCTGCACGGCGCTCTTTTGGAAGGGGAGCAGCGGGGGGTTAAACTGCCTCGCACTGGCGCTGTCGGGTGAGATATCCAACCTGTCGTAACAACTAACCCTGACCTTGCCGTAAAGCACTTTTAGCATGCCGTGCATGTTTGGGTGGTCGTGGAGCGGGATAGAAGCGCCGTGCTTTAACAGAAACACCCCCATGCTGAATAAGTCCGTCTCGCAGATATGCATGTAGGTGACCGGAGGACCGAGGAGCTGCTGGGGCGCACAGCTGCCCTCCACACACCGCGGAACAATCTTCAGATCCGCAGCCCTGACCTCCCCCAGCAGGCTCCTCAGCTTGCTCTGATTCTCCACAAACGCTTTGCTTTCCTCACTGGCCTGGTAGCGGAAGGTCGCAAGTGCCTGTCGGGCAAGTCTCTGGATCAGACAGCTCATGTTGTCCTGAGGCATCATACAGCCACTTGTCCTGGACGTCAGTTAGCAACAACTAGTTCAACCTCCAGCCTTGTGGAGACATTCACAAGCGCCCGGAAAACCTCACAACTCCAAAACGACTTAGCTTTTGCGATTAATCAACAATTTACCGAAAATACTTTACACAAAGTCATGTACCGAActcttcatcatcaccaccacaatATCCCCATATACACAGATCTGATCTACACGTACGCAATGACGGAATGGCAGTTTGGAACACGTGGAATTATGGGATATGTAGTCCTACCAGATCGGAAGCGTCTGCATTTCCGGTTGTTGTGAAAATAAAACATACAAGTCCTTACCGGTTAAATCCTCCAATGACAGCCATTTATTCAGGACAAGGAGTTTGCTTATTCTGAAACAGAATAAACAGCTAGGAAGGAAATATTTTTTAAGATGCACTACAATACCCAGATTTTCTTAATGTTTTAGGTAATCACATATGGGCCACACTTCTCACGCATAGGACACAGGCCAGAGACCTCTGGGGTAACAGAGTTCCCACAAAAAAACACCCTCAATAGCATAATAAAGGTTGTGCAGGGACCTTGCTTGCTTTAGCTTGTTTTATAGACGCTTACACTCAGTGATTTGGCGTCCTATAAGGACTGGAGCTACGAGTTCACATATTGTGACACGCACACATTAAATAcgagtttctttttttaattaaatttttatttctttttcagtaATAAACTTATAAATGTCATGATAAAATTCTTTATGTAAAAGTaaatttttaatattaatttataattgtggtggcacggtggggtagtggttagcactgtcgcatcacagcaagaaggtcctgggttcaagcccagcagccggtgagggcctttctgtgtgaagtttgcatgttctccccgtgtctgcatgggtgctccggtttcctccacagtccaaagacatgcaggttaggttaattggtggctctaaattgaccgtaggtgtgagtgtgaatggttgtctgtgtctatatgtcagccctgcgatgatctggcgacttgaccccacctctcacccactctcaaaaagctgggataggctccagcttgcctgcgaccctgtagaacaggataagcggctacagataatggatggatgggatggagtttggatatttgataagcaggtgtttgacattttcttttacaccacaagttgtacattgattggaggttttttttttttgctttgtttttttttaaagaaattgtgtatcattaagtagacattttccaaatctgagtcttgtaattatcctttgtttgtttgtttctgtcagAATATGTGATGTGTTGTAATATTTGGTTCAAGTTGGTAGAATCTACCAGTTTGAGAATTTTCCCATCTGTCTTGCCATATTGTAAAAATAACATCTTTGATATGTTTTGTGATATCAGAAGTAAGGTTAATGAATGTCTTAATAGGTTTTATTTACAGATCTTTTGGCCAATTTATCAGccatttcatttcctttaataCCTACATGAGCTGGAATCCAACAAAAAACAACCTCAACACCCATAAGATAAAGCTGGTACATAAAAATCGGAACTCTAATAATTCTGTCATTAtcttccttttgaatttttttgtaaGGCAGACAAAGAATCAGAAAATATCACACATTGAAAAGGAGGTTTATCAATAAGAAGTTCCAAAGCCTTTGTAATTGCTAGTAACTCAGCTCTAAAAAATAGTACCATTTgagattttataatctttttgaaTGTTTAGACTTGGAATTACAACACCAGATGCACAAGTAAAATCTTTTTTTGAACCATCAGTAAATATATGTAAGTACTGACTGCAtttgagttgaatgtgttctaatgCCGAGTGTAACATGTAGAAACTACTATCCTCTTGTTTAGAGATTTTAGGGACTAAATCCAAGTCAACTTTTGGAGATTGGGATTCCCAGAATGGAAAAGGATCAACCGCAAGGACCCTTAGAAAGGCaggttagttaaaaaaaaaagatttcccaATGAAGTGTGGTGCTATAAATACAATGTGACACCAAGCAGAATACATCATTTcctaaatacagtggggcaaaaaagtatttggtcagtcaccaattgtgcaagttctcccacttaaaaagatgagagaggcctgtaattttcatcataggtatacctcaactatgagagacaaaatgagaaaaataatccagaaaatcacattgtctgatttttaaagaatttatttgcaaattatggtggaaaataagtatttggtcaataacaaaagttcttctcaatactttgttatataccctttgttggcaatgacagaggtcaaatgttttctgtaagtcttcacaaggttttcacacactgctgctggtattttggccaattcctccatgcagatctcctctagagcagtgatgttttggggctgttgctgggcaacacggactttcaactccctccaaagattttctatggggttgagatctggagactggctagggtgaccacctgctcataagcccaaggggggacaaggggtatgtttttgagggacaatgtgggacgccgcccccactgcgccgcgccagccactggaagactcacagatagtggtttacccatttctagcacatactaccttacatggtatatcaataataccatattctgctgttattggtgatgtatggtcatgaacaggccaccaaatgtgttttttttttaaataaacattcataatattttgaccattcaatgacttgacagacacacttccacttatgatttactgaagctactcaattttatttattttccattacaatttattcactttaaatcaatcataatataatattgagtctgaggctttgcagtgcatcagtacagcaggaatagtgacaagtctccatttagttttcagtggattaacaggaattgtagtggctcagcaccacagaaacagtagaaaaaaagtctcttaactcacaaccacagctttgtgccacaatctcctgcctgatatgatattgcgtgttggacagtgtgatacacactcgtcacctctgccgcagtcactttgtcagctagagagtcatttttaggtcggaggaaagcatccatagatttagacgtttctttctgttgcacacgtttcttgtgagtctctgcgagcctgtgtcgtttcacatcgtattccccgccatgtccgattgagaaagatgttttgcaaaggtcacaaaaagccctctcggtatcctcctcaacccctttcagccacaaatattaattttcccactctttcctgtacatacaccttctctttttaactggaggtggtggtgcctcacctgccatctccccggtacctttctccattttttaatatgaaagcaatgcatgcgttgcacctgcgtccctcgtcactgtctgtgcacgtgagtgcggtgtcatagcaacaacaaaaagttgacaacaaccagtcagttgtgaggggtgtgtgtgtggttttgttctacagtctatagtggcgacggtggtgtgctgaaatgtcaagtactcgtaatattcgtttggctgcctgggtggcccggggagagcgacagccccctcagcaagcatcgattatgcgggacacgttctgaatttgcgggacgcataaattcggcttcaaatgctgtacgcgcacgcactatgcgggacaggtggtcaccctaagactggctaggccactccaggaccttgaaatgcttcttacgaagctactccttcgttgcccgggtggtgtgtttgggatcattgtcatgctgaaagacccagccacgtttcatcttcaatgcccttgctgatggaaggaggttttcactcaaaatctcacgatacatggccccattcattctttcctttacacggatcagtcgtcctggtccctttgcagaaaaacagccccaaagcatgatgtttccacccccatgcttcacagtaggtatggtgttctttggatgcaactcagcattctttctcctccaaacacgacaagttgagtttttaccaaaaagttctattttggtttcatctgaccatatgacattctcccaatcctcttctggatcatccaaatgctctctagcaaacttcagatgggcctggacatgtactggcttaagcagggggacacatctggcactgcaggatttgagtccctggcagcatagtgtgttactgatggtagcctctgttactttggtcccagctctctgcaggtcattcactaggtccccccgtgtggttctgggatttttgctcaccgttcttgtgatcattttgaccccacggggtgagatcttgcatggagccccagatcgagggagattatcagtggtcttgtatgtcttccattttctaataattgctcccacagttgatttcttcacaccaagctgcttacctattgcagattcagtcttcccagcctggtgcaggtctacaattttgtttctggtgtcctttgacagctctttggtcttggccatagtggagtttggagtgtgactgtttgaggttgtggacaggtgtcttttatactgataacaagttcaaacaggtgccattaatacaggtaacgagtggaggacagagagccagaaatcttgcttgtttgtaggtgaccaaatacttattttaccgaggaatttaccaattaattcattaaaaatcctacaatgtgatttcctggattctttcccccattctgtctctcatagttgaagtgtacctatgatgaaaattacaggcctctctcatctttttaagtgggagaacttgcacaattggtggctgattaaatacttttttgccccactgtatgtcataAAACTAAAGTCCTCATGAGTGACCTTAATGAAAAGAAACATTACCCTTAAAATACATTAAAATGTTTATACTGAAATATTTGCAAGGTGTTTAGATATTCTGgtgctaatttatttatttttttccttgttgCTGTATTTTTGCT belongs to Neoarius graeffei isolate fNeoGra1 chromosome 11, fNeoGra1.pri, whole genome shotgun sequence and includes:
- the adob gene encoding 2-aminoethanethiol (cysteamine) dioxygenase b, coding for MMPQDNMSCLIQRLARQALATFRYQASEESKAFVENQSKLRSLLGEVRAADLKIVPRCVEGSCAPQQLLGPPVTYMHICETDLFSMGVFLLKHGASIPLHDHPNMHGMLKVLYGKVRVSCYDRLDISPDSASARQFNPPLLPFQKSAVQRSVGEFTEHSAPCVLSPHRDNLHQIEAVDGPTAFLDILAPPYDPDDGRDCHYYKVLQQVPEGADKKAGGLEQTEFWLMEIPQPSDFWCGAEPYPGPKVSL
- the egr2a gene encoding E3 SUMO-protein ligase EGR2a; translated protein: MTANSVDKVAESLTDFIHSIATDACPMDEIRSEIPSAFPHVDLGSEASGGGLGADSCSKEKRIADFTDPNSTQSSPLAYTGKISIGAQCAVGSWNTDSLINFVCTEVQSATPSLTSFPTSSPGSTDLSGAPVCAKVHEKDMEHMYTSPTPYTCSADGYQDPSTYLSTSTCPITYPPASYTSPKSTIDGALFSIIPDYGGFYQSSSQRDVPVFQDRKPFSCSLDSVRVPPPLTPLNMIRNFTLSCPVDGLRPPTDSNPQSVQLRPILRPRKYPTRPCKTPVHERPYPCPAEGCDRRFSRSDELTRHVRIHTGHKPFQCRICMRSFSRSDHLTTHIRTHTGEKPFSCDFCGRKFARSDERRRHAKIHQRQKEKRASAPPAHTSGAQGAM